A single genomic interval of Blochmannia endosymbiont of Camponotus sp. C-003 harbors:
- the minC gene encoding septum site-determining protein MinC — translation MSISIKGSNFTLLVMHIYSTCIELIRRSLEEKIEKAPFFLLKNTPIVINIGNLDYCNNWSALYRTISDAGLFIIGVCCCHNKKLKETIIRSGVPILAEGNAIKNKYSSEYLYSNIPIIAKTQLINTPVRSGQKIYARNRDLIIIENVSTGAEIIADGNIHIYGIMRGRVLAGASGNKESQIFCTHLSPELVSIGGRYWLSDQIPKEFLGKAVRLSLKNDMLIIKNL, via the coding sequence GTGTCCATTAGTATAAAAGGGAGTAATTTTACATTATTAGTGATGCATATCTATAGTACATGCATAGAACTGATTCGTCGATCATTGGAAGAAAAAATAGAAAAAGCTCCCTTTTTTTTATTAAAAAACACACCAATTGTTATAAACATTGGTAATCTTGATTATTGTAACAACTGGAGCGCTCTGTATCGAACAATATCCGATGCTGGATTGTTTATAATTGGGGTATGTTGTTGTCATAATAAAAAATTAAAAGAAACAATTATTCGTAGTGGAGTACCTATTCTCGCAGAAGGAAATGCTATAAAAAATAAATATTCTTCAGAATATTTATACAGCAACATTCCAATAATTGCTAAAACACAATTAATCAATACTCCAGTACGTTCTGGACAAAAAATATACGCTCGTAATCGAGATTTAATCATTATTGAAAATGTTAGCACTGGAGCTGAAATCATTGCCGACGGCAATATCCATATTTATGGTATAATGCGAGGTCGGGTATTAGCCGGAGCATCCGGTAATAAAGAATCCCAAATTTTTTGTACTCATTTATCTCCTGAACTAGTATCGATCGGAGGACGTTATTGGTTAAGCGATCAAATTCCAAAAGAATTTTTAGGTAAAGCGGTAAGACTAAGTTTAAAAAACGATATGCTTATCATTAAAAATTTATAA
- the dsbB gene encoding disulfide bond formation protein DsbB, producing the protein MLRFFNICSKTRKCWILLIFTVVILELVALYLQHIVLIKPCVLCIYQRCALWGIGIAGLVATIAPFTLLRFFAIPIWIYSAWKGLVLAKEYINIQLHPSPFSMCDLFVQFPNWLPLNQWWPSMFDANGDCTEYKWYFLSLEISQWMLIIFASYLIVAILVSLSQIIDIQKYNNK; encoded by the coding sequence ATGTTACGTTTTTTTAATATTTGTTCTAAAACTAGAAAATGTTGGATTTTATTAATATTTACCGTTGTTATTTTAGAGTTAGTAGCCTTATATTTACAACACATTGTTTTAATAAAACCTTGCGTGTTATGTATATATCAAAGATGCGCTCTATGGGGCATAGGAATTGCTGGTTTGGTTGCGACAATTGCTCCATTTACTCTTTTAAGATTTTTTGCTATCCCAATTTGGATATACAGCGCTTGGAAAGGATTAGTGTTAGCTAAAGAATATATTAACATTCAGTTGCATCCATCTCCATTCTCCATGTGTGATTTATTTGTACAATTTCCTAATTGGTTACCTTTGAATCAATGGTGGCCTTCTATGTTTGATGCTAATGGAGATTGTACTGAGTATAAATGGTACTTTTTGTCATTAGAAATATCTCAATGGATGCTTATAATTTTTGCTAGCTACTTGATAGTAGCGATACTCGTGTCTTTATCACAAATTATTGATATCCAAAAATACAACAACAAATAG
- the gap gene encoding type I glyceraldehyde-3-phosphate dehydrogenase — protein MAIKIGINGFGRIGRVIFRSVQERKDADVVAINDLLDIEHIAYMLKYDSTHGRFKGTINVHGDHLIINNKIVHYTSKKDPKNLYWRNFNVDVVAESTGMFLTEEKANGHIVAGARKVVLTAPSKDDTPMFVMGVNNHLYNGEKIISNASCTTNCLAPLAKVINDNFGIIEGIMTTVHATTATQKTVDSPMHNDWRSGRGAYQNIIPSSTGATRALGKVIKELDGKLTGISFRVPIPNVSVVDFTVRLEKSASYKNICDVIKHAAYGNLKGIIGYTDEKVVSSDFNGEKLISIFDAQASIVLNNHFAKLISWYDNETGYSDKVIDLSVYITKYK, from the coding sequence ATGGCTATTAAAATAGGTATTAATGGATTCGGTAGAATTGGTCGCGTTATTTTTAGATCTGTACAAGAAAGAAAAGATGCAGATGTTGTCGCCATTAATGATTTACTCGATATTGAACATATCGCATATATGCTGAAGTATGATTCAACTCATGGACGATTTAAAGGAACAATTAATGTTCATGGTGATCATTTAATTATTAATAATAAAATTGTGCATTATACCTCAAAAAAAGATCCAAAAAACTTATATTGGAGAAATTTTAATGTTGATGTTGTTGCTGAATCTACAGGAATGTTTTTAACTGAAGAAAAAGCTAATGGACATATAGTTGCTGGAGCCCGTAAAGTAGTACTAACAGCCCCATCAAAAGATGATACCCCAATGTTTGTTATGGGAGTTAATAATCATCTCTATAACGGAGAAAAAATAATATCTAATGCATCCTGTACCACTAATTGTTTAGCTCCACTAGCTAAAGTTATCAATGACAATTTTGGAATCATTGAAGGTATAATGACTACTGTTCATGCTACCACCGCTACTCAAAAAACTGTTGATTCTCCAATGCACAATGATTGGAGAAGTGGGCGTGGTGCTTACCAAAATATTATTCCATCTTCTACCGGAGCAACACGAGCATTAGGTAAAGTTATTAAAGAATTAGATGGTAAATTAACTGGAATATCATTCCGAGTTCCCATTCCAAATGTTTCTGTCGTTGACTTTACTGTTCGTTTAGAAAAATCCGCCTCTTATAAAAATATTTGTGATGTTATTAAACACGCTGCTTATGGAAATTTGAAAGGAATTATAGGATATACTGATGAAAAAGTGGTATCCAGCGATTTTAATGGAGAAAAATTAATCTCCATTTTCGACGCGCAAGCAAGTATTGTATTAAATAATCATTTTGCTAAATTAATATCTTGGTACGATAATGAAACAGGATACTCTGACAAAGTAATTGATTTAAGTGTGTATATTACAAAATATAAATAA
- the sppA gene encoding signal peptide peptidase SppA encodes MSLKNFSGSNQASLEYIGKALHEFKESGKLIYAISDYYNQSQYFLASYANKIYLTPHGFVDLRGISTSKLYYKSLLDNLKINTHIFRVGTYKSAVKPFIQDQMSNHVRHEETTLVNRLWDQYLKTISTNRNVTTQSIFPGIDNILNELHQMQGDTAAYALKNKWIDEIASHFVIENTMKKIFGSNKQGTSFNAISMYDYNLIAPTKQDNQIAIICVNGPIVDGPNIPGSIGGDTIAHKIRSARFDPKIKAIVLRVNSPGGSVNASELIRLELTTTRDSGKPVIVSMGGVAASGGYWISTPANVIIASNSTITGSIGIFGIINTFEKSLDAIGIHSDGANTSPIANISITTPLPTEYINMMQLYVNTSYHYFISTVAESRRKTTEDIHKIAQGHVWLGYDAIKNGLIDYIGDIDDAINKAVELAHLQEYQLNWYEDKVNWIDVLMQQTNKVIHSIIIKLLNHYISLDNFNNDNVNINNSNILQFAWNDPKNCYALDLNYLAQL; translated from the coding sequence TTGTCATTAAAAAACTTTTCCGGAAGCAATCAAGCATCATTAGAATATATTGGTAAAGCATTACATGAATTCAAAGAATCCGGTAAACTAATTTATGCAATTTCTGATTATTATAATCAATCACAGTATTTTCTCGCTAGTTATGCCAATAAAATTTATCTTACACCACATGGATTTGTAGATTTACGAGGAATTTCTACCAGCAAGTTATATTATAAATCTCTATTAGATAATTTAAAAATTAACACTCATATTTTTAGAGTAGGTACATATAAATCTGCCGTTAAACCATTTATTCAAGATCAAATGTCAAATCATGTACGACATGAAGAAACAACATTGGTAAATCGTTTATGGGATCAATATTTAAAAACAATATCTACTAATCGTAACGTAACAACACAGTCAATTTTTCCAGGAATTGACAATATACTAAATGAATTACATCAAATGCAAGGGGATACTGCGGCTTATGCGCTCAAAAATAAATGGATCGATGAAATCGCATCTCATTTTGTTATAGAAAATACAATGAAAAAAATATTTGGATCTAATAAACAAGGCACTTCGTTTAATGCAATCAGCATGTATGATTACAATCTTATAGCTCCTACAAAACAAGACAACCAAATAGCAATAATATGTGTTAACGGTCCGATTGTGGATGGACCTAACATACCAGGTTCAATTGGTGGCGATACTATAGCCCATAAAATTCGCAGCGCTCGGTTTGATCCTAAAATAAAAGCAATAGTATTGCGTGTCAATAGCCCGGGAGGCAGTGTAAACGCTTCTGAATTAATTAGATTAGAACTGACAACTACTAGGGATTCTGGTAAACCAGTAATAGTTTCTATGGGTGGCGTAGCAGCATCTGGAGGGTATTGGATATCGACTCCGGCCAATGTTATTATTGCAAGTAACAGTACTATTACAGGTTCTATAGGTATATTTGGTATTATTAATACATTTGAAAAATCTCTCGACGCCATCGGCATTCATAGTGATGGAGCAAATACATCTCCTATAGCAAATATTTCAATCACTACCCCACTCCCTACTGAATATATAAACATGATGCAACTTTATGTAAATACCAGCTATCACTATTTTATTAGCACTGTAGCTGAATCTCGCCGGAAGACCACAGAAGATATTCATAAAATTGCTCAAGGCCACGTATGGCTGGGTTATGATGCAATAAAAAATGGATTAATTGACTATATAGGAGATATAGATGACGCAATAAATAAAGCGGTGGAACTAGCTCACTTACAAGAATATCAACTTAATTGGTACGAAGATAAAGTAAATTGGATAGATGTTTTAATGCAACAAACTAATAAAGTTATTCATAGTATCATTATCAAATTATTAAATCATTATATTTCATTAGATAATTTTAACAACGATAATGTAAACATAAATAACTCTAATATCCTTCAATTTGCATGGAATGATCCAAAAAATTGCTATGCTCTTGATTTAAATTATTTAGCACAATTGTAA
- the xthA gene encoding exodeoxyribonuclease III has product MKFVSFNINGLRARMHQLNTIILKLQPDVIGLQETKVHDDFFPIKEILKYDYHVYYYGQKKHYGVALFLRQLPLTVIHGLTNDNDLSQKRIIMANIKTSIGILTIINGYFPQGENKNHPEKFAYKKNFYKSFQNYIERTYQDHSLLLIMGDMNISPTDFDVGIGEKNKKRWLTTGRCSFLPEERTWINRLMDWGLIDIYRNMHPQNDERYSWFSYRSRGFFKNNGLRIDLILATRPLAVRCRNSDISYSIRGMQRPSDHAPVWVDLDI; this is encoded by the coding sequence ATGAAATTTGTTTCTTTTAATATAAATGGATTACGTGCTCGTATGCATCAATTAAATACAATTATCCTGAAATTACAACCTGATGTCATTGGATTACAAGAAACTAAAGTACATGATGACTTTTTTCCTATAAAAGAAATACTAAAATATGATTATCATGTATATTATTATGGTCAAAAAAAACATTACGGTGTTGCATTATTTCTACGTCAACTTCCTTTAACTGTTATTCATGGGCTTACTAATGATAATGACTTATCCCAAAAACGAATAATCATGGCTAATATTAAAACATCAATAGGTATATTAACTATCATTAACGGTTACTTTCCTCAAGGAGAAAATAAAAATCATCCAGAAAAATTTGCGTACAAAAAAAATTTTTATAAAAGTTTTCAAAATTATATAGAACGTACCTATCAAGATCATTCATTGTTACTGATTATGGGTGATATGAATATTAGTCCTACAGATTTTGATGTTGGCATTGGCGAAAAAAATAAAAAACGTTGGCTTACGACAGGTCGATGTTCTTTCTTACCAGAAGAAAGAACATGGATCAATCGCTTAATGGATTGGGGTTTAATAGATATATATCGAAACATGCATCCTCAAAATGATGAACGTTATTCTTGGTTCAGCTATAGATCCCGTGGATTTTTCAAAAATAACGGTTTACGCATTGATTTGATATTAGCAACACGTCCTCTAGCGGTCCGTTGTAGAAATAGTGATATAAGCTATAGTATCCGTGGAATGCAACGACCATCCGATCATGCTCCAGTATGGGTAGATTTGGATATTTAA
- the hns gene encoding histone-like nucleoid-structuring protein H-NS — protein sequence MNDALKILNNIRTLRAQARACTLDTLEEILEKLEVVVNERREENSQVQAEIEEHSRKLQQYRDMLIADGIDPNELLQQMSSNTKSFHKNKRAARPAKYQYTNKHGEIKTWTGQGRTPSIIKKAIDEKKKKLEDFLL from the coding sequence ATGAACGACGCACTAAAAATTCTTAATAATATACGCACTTTACGAGCGCAAGCTAGAGCATGCACCCTTGATACCTTGGAGGAAATATTAGAAAAATTAGAAGTAGTTGTTAATGAACGCCGAGAAGAAAATAGTCAAGTTCAAGCTGAAATAGAAGAACATTCTCGAAAATTACAACAATATCGTGATATGCTCATAGCTGACGGAATAGACCCTAATGAACTATTACAACAAATGAGTTCTAATACTAAATCGTTTCATAAAAATAAACGTGCAGCTCGCCCGGCAAAGTATCAATACACTAACAAACATGGCGAAATTAAAACTTGGACCGGACAAGGACGTACTCCCTCAATTATCAAAAAAGCCATTGATGAAAAAAAGAAAAAATTAGAAGATTTTTTACTGTAA
- a CDS encoding thymidine kinase: MAQLYFYYSAMNAGKTTALLQSSYNYQERGMHTVLYTAEMSSRENGHKQIKSRIGLHASARAFNIKTNFFDQIVTTHQRDIIHCVLVDECHFLNRNQVIDLSKIVDVLNIPVLCYGLRTDFRADLFSGSLWLLAWADKLIELKTICYCGRKANRVLRIDNNGLVMRDGNQILIGGNNHYVSVCRKHFVEQLDSPLSVTKCVPK; this comes from the coding sequence ATGGCACAATTGTATTTTTATTATTCCGCAATGAATGCCGGGAAAACTACCGCATTATTACAGTCTTCTTATAATTATCAAGAACGAGGAATGCACACTGTATTATATACTGCTGAAATGAGTTCTCGAGAGAATGGACATAAACAAATCAAATCTCGTATTGGATTGCATGCTTCCGCTAGAGCGTTTAATATTAAAACTAATTTTTTTGATCAAATAGTAACTACACATCAAAGGGATATAATACATTGTGTGTTAGTGGATGAGTGTCATTTTCTCAATCGTAATCAAGTGATTGATTTAAGTAAAATAGTTGATGTGTTGAATATTCCAGTGTTATGTTATGGATTACGTACTGATTTTAGAGCCGATTTATTTTCAGGAAGTTTATGGTTATTGGCATGGGCAGATAAATTAATTGAATTAAAAACTATTTGTTATTGTGGACGAAAAGCTAATAGAGTTCTCAGGATTGATAATAATGGTTTAGTAATGCGAGATGGAAATCAAATACTGATTGGGGGTAATAACCATTATGTTTCAGTATGCCGTAAACATTTTGTAGAACAACTAGATTCACCGTTATCTGTAACAAAATGTGTACCAAAATAA
- a CDS encoding TonB family protein — protein MHVLVIYVLLNRYCHFVNTSTYTQRSQIITLSLLQSNQLFHESLEKNHVSKKFEPYRNQQNPRAMMYSKNKIVDSSQHKSNTNSNFHLIKKNNVNIEDSTLMHSLNLSQKNYDRTYISSCIINRVYPEYPNRARILNIAGKITVQYDVNTKGRVENIHILSAVPPGIFEESIRSAMRRWVYERDRPEKKLIITFKFCLNAVKIFGN, from the coding sequence ATGCACGTATTGGTAATATATGTATTATTAAATCGTTATTGTCATTTTGTTAATACTTCAACTTACACCCAAAGATCTCAAATAATTACATTGTCATTACTGCAATCTAATCAGCTTTTTCATGAATCGTTAGAAAAAAATCATGTGTCGAAAAAATTTGAACCATATCGTAACCAGCAAAATCCAAGAGCTATGATGTATTCAAAAAATAAAATTGTAGATAGTTCTCAACATAAATCAAATACTAATTCAAATTTTCATTTGATTAAAAAAAACAATGTTAATATTGAGGATTCTACACTAATGCATTCTTTGAATTTGTCTCAAAAAAATTATGATCGGACGTATATATCTTCTTGCATAATTAATCGTGTGTATCCTGAATATCCCAATAGAGCGAGAATATTAAATATAGCAGGAAAAATTACTGTACAATACGATGTGAATACTAAAGGTAGAGTTGAGAATATACATATATTATCAGCTGTACCGCCTGGTATTTTTGAAGAAAGTATTAGATCAGCTATGCGTCGTTGGGTATATGAGCGTGATAGGCCAGAAAAAAAATTAATTATTACTTTTAAATTTTGTTTAAATGCTGTAAAAATATTTGGGAATTAG
- a CDS encoding YciC family protein has protein sequence MIQEISSNQRYILLKLSVSKSISKLISGNFLLGSILTTLYVLSTTNKTINLIIQ, from the coding sequence ATAATCCAGGAAATATCATCAAATCAACGGTATATTTTATTAAAATTATCTGTCTCTAAAAGTATTTCTAAGCTGATAAGTGGTAACTTTTTATTAGGAAGTATATTAACTACGTTGTATGTTTTATCCACCACCAATAAAACAATCAATCTTATAATACAATAA